A single window of uncultured Methanospirillum sp. DNA harbors:
- a CDS encoding methyl-accepting chemotaxis protein: MSHGNDHPNTGISIQEIENLTVDQLKKLVLSLKAENEEQNRLSTWYKAILDAIPFPMSVTDMNMNWTFINHATENMLNVTLNEIKGKHCSNWGANICATDQCGIELLRKGVHYSIFEQSGGHFRTDVSYISTPEGENIGHVEIVTDVTEIIKVNNYLHSEIEHTARNLEKFSRGELDIDYSVKESDEYTKDVSELFVKINDSLRHGAAALSLMSDDARMLSQAAVEGKLSTRAEVSRHQGEYRRIVEGLNKTLDAVIMPLNMTAEYVDKISKGTIPPQITDTYAGDINIIKNNLNNCINAVNLLFNDVNFLSKATIEGRLDTRADATKHQGDFRKIVEGVNDTLNTLVGYIDKMPLPIMAIDTGFGILYMNDLGAGLLGTTKQELVTKKCYHQFKTSDCQTENCACAQAMKKGSLSTSETDAHPSGKDLEIAYSALPIRNQNGDVTGAFEFIQDQTASVRLNRFLNHEIGETNRCLTLLAEGNTNVLREVGDADEYTKEARVLFLAINEKVETLAESINNLVRDADKLSKAAIEGKLDIRADALKHQGDFKKVVEGVNNTLDSVIIPVHEALRVSKEYANYRFNVRVDPSLNVAGDWIEFKEVLNDIGIQVSAAVVLINRYLTDLSSNAEEAAASIEEVSAGAQQVAKNAGSVSVNAEMGNDGISQVLRAMEDLTVTVGEVSQRAEHVSTSATQANEFSKTGIDLARKSEASMVGISQSANEVDVIVQDINHQMDEIGKIVRLISDIANQTNLLALNAAIEAARAGEAGRGFAVVAAEVKSLAQDSRKSAENIADMISSLQGKAKSATIAMEKSGETVKEGSKSLTETLEAFDKIAQSIEDITRNSMDVASASEEQAASVQEITASVNEVSSLVINTSKEAGDAAAATEEASASIEQISKVVNNVSTIVETVSQEMAKFVV; the protein is encoded by the coding sequence ATGTCACATGGTAATGACCATCCCAATACAGGTATATCAATACAGGAAATTGAAAACCTCACCGTTGATCAGTTAAAAAAACTGGTGCTCTCCCTGAAGGCTGAAAACGAAGAACAAAACAGGCTCTCTACCTGGTATAAAGCCATTCTTGATGCGATACCGTTTCCCATGTCGGTTACCGACATGAATATGAACTGGACATTCATCAATCATGCAACCGAGAATATGCTCAATGTCACCCTCAATGAGATAAAGGGAAAACATTGCAGCAACTGGGGGGCAAATATCTGTGCCACAGACCAATGCGGAATCGAACTTCTCAGAAAAGGAGTACATTACAGTATTTTTGAACAGAGTGGTGGCCATTTCAGAACCGATGTCTCGTATATTTCCACACCTGAAGGAGAAAATATCGGTCACGTTGAGATTGTTACTGATGTTACAGAGATCATAAAAGTAAACAATTACCTCCATAGTGAGATCGAGCATACGGCACGAAACCTGGAGAAATTCTCAAGGGGAGAACTTGATATCGACTATTCAGTGAAAGAATCTGATGAATATACCAAAGATGTGTCAGAACTTTTTGTCAAGATAAATGACAGCCTCAGACATGGGGCTGCAGCCCTCTCGCTCATGTCTGATGATGCACGTATGCTCTCACAGGCAGCAGTTGAAGGGAAATTATCAACCCGGGCAGAAGTATCCAGGCATCAGGGAGAATACCGCAGGATCGTTGAAGGTCTAAATAAAACGCTTGATGCGGTTATCATGCCATTAAATATGACAGCAGAGTATGTTGATAAGATCTCCAAAGGAACCATTCCCCCTCAAATAACTGACACCTATGCCGGGGATATCAATATCATAAAAAATAACCTGAACAACTGCATCAATGCAGTGAATCTCCTTTTCAATGACGTAAATTTCTTATCAAAAGCGACTATCGAGGGAAGACTCGACACCCGTGCTGATGCAACAAAGCACCAGGGAGATTTCAGAAAGATTGTTGAGGGTGTGAATGATACTCTCAATACTCTTGTCGGTTACATCGATAAAATGCCATTACCCATTATGGCGATAGATACCGGGTTTGGCATCCTGTACATGAATGATCTGGGTGCCGGGTTACTTGGAACCACCAAACAGGAGTTAGTTACAAAGAAATGTTATCACCAGTTTAAAACAAGTGATTGTCAGACGGAAAACTGTGCCTGTGCTCAAGCGATGAAAAAGGGATCCCTTAGTACAAGTGAAACTGATGCCCATCCATCAGGAAAGGATCTGGAGATAGCCTATTCTGCTCTTCCAATACGTAACCAGAACGGAGATGTGACCGGGGCTTTTGAGTTTATCCAGGATCAGACTGCATCAGTAAGGCTTAATCGGTTCCTGAATCATGAGATAGGAGAAACAAACCGATGTTTAACCCTTCTTGCAGAAGGCAATACAAATGTACTACGAGAAGTCGGTGACGCCGATGAGTATACGAAAGAAGCCCGTGTCCTTTTCCTTGCCATCAATGAAAAGGTAGAGACCCTTGCCGAGTCAATAAATAATCTTGTTCGTGACGCTGACAAACTCTCTAAAGCAGCAATAGAGGGTAAGTTAGATATCCGTGCTGATGCATTGAAACATCAGGGAGACTTCAAAAAGGTTGTGGAAGGAGTAAATAATACCCTTGATAGTGTGATTATTCCGGTGCATGAAGCCCTGCGTGTTTCAAAAGAGTACGCGAACTATAGATTTAATGTCCGGGTGGATCCATCACTGAACGTAGCCGGTGACTGGATTGAATTCAAAGAGGTTCTGAACGATATCGGAATCCAGGTAAGTGCAGCAGTCGTTTTGATTAACCGGTACCTTACTGATCTCTCCTCAAATGCTGAAGAAGCAGCAGCAAGTATTGAAGAAGTATCTGCAGGAGCACAGCAGGTTGCAAAAAATGCCGGCAGTGTGAGTGTGAATGCAGAAATGGGTAATGATGGTATCAGTCAGGTACTGAGAGCTATGGAAGATCTCACGGTGACCGTAGGTGAAGTCTCACAACGGGCAGAGCATGTCTCAACCTCAGCCACTCAGGCGAATGAGTTCTCAAAGACAGGCATTGATCTTGCCCGTAAATCTGAAGCTTCAATGGTCGGGATCAGTCAGTCAGCGAATGAAGTCGATGTTATTGTCCAGGATATCAATCACCAGATGGATGAAATCGGAAAAATTGTCAGATTAATCTCTGATATTGCAAACCAGACCAACCTTCTTGCACTCAATGCCGCAATAGAAGCAGCACGGGCAGGAGAGGCTGGGCGAGGGTTTGCAGTCGTTGCGGCTGAAGTGAAATCTCTTGCCCAGGATTCACGCAAGTCTGCAGAAAATATTGCTGATATGATATCTTCACTCCAGGGAAAAGCAAAGAGTGCCACCATTGCTATGGAAAAATCAGGGGAGACCGTAAAGGAAGGGAGTAAATCTCTTACTGAAACCCTGGAGGCATTTGACAAAATTGCTCAGTCCATTGAGGATATTACACGAAATTCCATGGATGTTGCATCTGCATCTGAAGAACAGGCTGCCTCTGTCCAGGAGATTACCGCAAGTGTCAATGAAGTCTCTTCATTAGTCATAAACACCTCAAAAGAGGCTGGCGATGCTGCAGCAGCAACAGAAGAGGCTTCAGCATCAATAGAACAGATAAGTAAAGTTGTAAACAATGTGAGTACTATTGTTGAGACGGTCTCACAAGAGATGGCGAAATTTGTCGTTTAG
- a CDS encoding ABC transporter permease encodes MSELRGIYTLWLREVKKFVRERSRLVNAFVQPLLWLFIFGTGMRFSATVPGVNYQQFIFPGLVCQAMLFTAMFLGISVIWDREFGFLKEILVSPMSRSSIFCGKMLGVSTDVMIQGVVIFPFAFLIGAQMNVGIFLLSLPVMLLITFGLVCIGLTFASLMKSFEGFGLIQTFINMPMFFLSGALFPLNNVPQWLQVVSLVNPLTYGVDALRTVMIGQSWTGIAPISVDIAVLLVFDVVMFTVGTWAFSRTE; translated from the coding sequence ATGAGCGAACTTCGCGGAATCTATACCCTCTGGCTCCGTGAAGTCAAGAAGTTTGTCAGGGAGAGATCGCGGCTTGTGAATGCATTTGTCCAGCCATTGCTCTGGCTTTTCATATTCGGAACCGGAATGAGATTTTCTGCAACAGTTCCAGGGGTTAACTACCAGCAGTTTATCTTTCCCGGACTTGTCTGTCAGGCGATGCTCTTCACGGCAATGTTTCTCGGTATATCAGTCATCTGGGACCGGGAGTTTGGCTTTTTAAAAGAGATCCTGGTCTCTCCGATGTCCAGATCATCGATATTCTGTGGAAAGATGCTGGGAGTCAGCACTGATGTCATGATCCAGGGAGTCGTTATTTTTCCGTTCGCCTTTCTTATCGGGGCACAGATGAATGTTGGTATCTTTCTGTTGTCCCTGCCGGTCATGCTCCTTATCACCTTCGGCCTTGTCTGTATCGGTCTTACCTTTGCAAGCCTGATGAAAAGTTTTGAGGGATTCGGGCTCATCCAGACCTTCATTAACATGCCCATGTTCTTCCTGAGTGGTGCTCTGTTCCCACTCAATAATGTCCCACAATGGCTTCAGGTTGTGAGTCTGGTAAACCCGCTCACGTATGGGGTCGATGCTCTCAGAACAGTTATGATCGGTCAGTCCTGGACAGGTATCGCACCGATATCTGTTGATATCGCAGTTCTTCTCGTCTTTGATGTGGTAATGTTTACCGTAGGGACATGGGCATTCAGCAGGACCGAGTAG
- a CDS encoding ATP-binding cassette domain-containing protein: MTENIVDVSHFSYSYGELQAVRDISFQVKKGEVFSFLGPNGAGKSTVINTLITLLPLQKGTVQIAGYDLGSDQEKVRQSIGIVFQKITLDKDMKVGETLEFHGSIYQMGSAEKKNRIDELLNLVELSEKADALVSTLSGGMKRRLEIARGLMTRPKVLFLDEPTIGLDPQTRRKTWDYLRSVNKEGTTVFMTTHYMDEADLLSDRIALIDHGQIIIEGTPAELKQSLGNDIIYLDTSDNPRTTEILKDLSGIRKIAGYEGKVAITSEQDGTRLLPEIIREINGQGIDVCAVNLKKPSMDDVFLHYTGTEMRD, translated from the coding sequence ATGACTGAGAATATCGTTGATGTTTCACATTTTTCATACTCATATGGTGAACTACAGGCCGTTCGTGACATCTCCTTTCAGGTGAAGAAGGGCGAGGTCTTCTCATTTCTGGGTCCGAACGGAGCCGGGAAGAGCACGGTCATTAACACCCTTATAACTCTGCTTCCCCTTCAGAAAGGAACCGTGCAGATTGCAGGATATGACCTTGGATCAGATCAGGAGAAGGTTAGGCAGTCCATCGGGATCGTATTTCAGAAGATAACTCTTGACAAGGATATGAAGGTTGGGGAAACCCTGGAGTTTCATGGAAGTATTTACCAGATGGGAAGTGCCGAGAAGAAGAACCGGATTGATGAACTCCTGAATCTTGTTGAACTCTCTGAAAAGGCAGATGCTCTTGTCAGTACCCTTTCGGGCGGGATGAAACGCCGTCTTGAGATAGCACGAGGACTGATGACAAGACCAAAGGTCCTCTTTCTTGATGAGCCCACAATCGGGCTTGATCCACAGACCCGGCGCAAGACATGGGATTATCTCCGATCCGTAAATAAGGAGGGAACGACGGTCTTTATGACTACCCATTACATGGATGAGGCCGATCTTCTGTCAGACAGGATTGCACTCATCGATCATGGGCAGATAATTATCGAGGGTACTCCGGCAGAACTCAAGCAGAGCCTTGGAAATGATATTATTTATCTTGATACTTCTGACAACCCTCGTACAACAGAAATCCTTAAGGATCTTTCAGGAATCAGGAAAATTGCAGGGTATGAAGGGAAGGTAGCCATCACGTCAGAGCAGGATGGAACACGGCTGCTTCCAGAGATAATCAGGGAGATAAACGGGCAGGGTATTGATGTGTGTGCAGTTAATCTCAAGAAACCAAGTATGGATGATGTATTTTTGCATTATACTGGCACGGAGATGAGGGACTGA
- a CDS encoding ABC transporter permease: protein METPGFVPVFIRDINRYFRFKDQLFTSMLHPVLWLALFGFAMAGTFERILQSVLPPTGMMVVNYLTYMTPGMIAVTIMFANLYGGFSVFFDKDWGILREILASPMPRRDLVIGISLSAIVKSLIQTTIIIILGMVLGVTAFSGQSPVQILVSVIGIVMFIGIFSTAIICVSLYVAFATSSPEGYQGITTLLSMPFFFASNALYPINGLPPVIQEFSYLNPISHLTDGLRYFIIGDQFSSLGLVFSYSPVQILSSFLYLTVLAVVFFWITVRKINRSIVT, encoded by the coding sequence ATGGAAACTCCAGGATTTGTCCCGGTATTTATACGGGATATCAACCGGTATTTCAGATTTAAGGATCAGTTGTTCACCTCGATGCTACACCCGGTCTTATGGCTTGCGTTATTCGGATTTGCCATGGCGGGGACGTTTGAGAGAATTCTCCAGTCTGTTCTCCCCCCGACCGGCATGATGGTGGTCAATTACCTGACGTATATGACTCCCGGGATGATCGCGGTAACGATTATGTTTGCAAATCTGTACGGAGGGTTCTCGGTCTTCTTTGATAAGGACTGGGGGATTTTAAGGGAGATTCTTGCAAGCCCGATGCCAAGGAGGGATCTTGTTATCGGGATCTCATTATCTGCTATTGTGAAATCGCTGATTCAGACGACAATCATCATCATCCTTGGAATGGTGCTTGGAGTTACTGCATTTTCAGGTCAGAGTCCGGTCCAGATCCTTGTATCCGTTATTGGTATTGTGATGTTTATCGGGATCTTCTCAACTGCTATCATCTGTGTCTCCTTATATGTGGCATTTGCAACGAGTTCTCCGGAAGGATACCAGGGTATCACCACGTTGCTCTCGATGCCGTTCTTCTTTGCATCAAACGCACTGTACCCGATAAACGGTCTTCCTCCGGTGATCCAGGAGTTCTCCTACCTGAACCCGATATCACATCTGACAGATGGTCTTCGGTACTTTATCATCGGTGATCAGTTCTCGTCACTCGGGCTGGTCTTTTCGTATAGTCCGGTTCAGATTCTGTCTTCTTTTTTGTACCTGACAGTTCTTGCAGTGGTCTTCTTCTGGATAACGGTTCGTAAGATTAACAGGTCGATTGTGACGTGA
- a CDS encoding GrpB family protein gives MRTITIAMADPQWAEEFERIRVMISGYIGDLIIGIEHVGSTSVPDLGAKPIIDIDVVIEDMSRLSSVIERLDLAGFDHEGNLGIEGREAFKRRYKDEFMPYHLYVCPKDGKGFRDHIAFRDFLRSHPDSVREYQKVKEDLALLYPHDIDAYINGKKEYIEGILTKILT, from the coding sequence ATGAGAACCATAACAATAGCCATGGCAGACCCGCAGTGGGCTGAAGAATTTGAGAGGATTAGAGTGATGATATCAGGCTATATCGGAGATCTGATCATAGGAATTGAGCATGTTGGAAGTACTTCGGTTCCAGATCTTGGAGCCAAACCCATCATTGATATTGATGTCGTGATAGAGGATATGTCCCGGCTTTCTTCAGTCATCGAACGGCTTGATCTGGCAGGATTTGATCATGAAGGGAACCTTGGAATCGAAGGACGGGAGGCATTTAAGCGGAGATATAAAGATGAGTTCATGCCCTATCACCTGTATGTCTGCCCGAAAGACGGGAAAGGATTTCGTGATCATATCGCTTTCAGGGATTTTTTAAGATCACACCCTGATTCTGTCCGTGAGTATCAGAAGGTAAAAGAGGATCTTGCGCTGTTGTATCCTCATGACATTGATGCATACATAAACGGAAAGAAAGAGTACATTGAAGGTATTCTAACGAAAATATTAACATGA
- a CDS encoding excinuclease ABC subunit UvrA: MSSSIRIVGAREHNLKNISVSVPKNKIVVVTGVSGSGKSSLVFDTISAEARRQLIETFGTFERSRLPKISRPDVDEISNLSPVIVIDQKRPGQTLRSTVGTMTEVYTYMRLLFSRCGDPFIGGSNLFSFNNADGMCPECSGLGQLMVVDEKTLIDETKSVADGAILHSQYKKGGYYWNSLMNSRLFDPYKPVCELTGEERYNLLYKPQTAVKAERFGEEYTSRHEGVISRLKKSYQNKEENSDAYTRFFRYETCPHCNGSRLNERARTVQVQGRTIPDLVFLELPELLVFLDQVNHPYAQPIIARMKVIIQYLIDIGVGYLSLHRPVATLSGGESQRVKIAKQLDCTLTNLVYVLDEPSIGLHPRDIGNLIQIMRDIRDKENTVLVVEHDPEIIQAGDYVIDIGPGAGSHGGEVMYAGPVSGLYTSDTLTSQFLNRIGEEKRTRRESKGYFRVEDASLHNLKNISVDIPKGVLVCITGVAGSGKSSLIHGVFCTQHPDAVVIDQTSIGRSSRSNPLTYLGIFDAVRKELGQATGTDPSYFSFNSKGACPKCKGTGVLKMEMHFLDDVTTICDACNGERYNPEVLSLSYKGKTISDILKLTVADAAEFFETSEVKRKLRVLADVGLDYLQVGQSLSTLSGGEAQRLKLATELHKKGNIYVMDEPTTGLHMADTSRLLSIIHHLVDRGNSVIVIEHNPDVIRQADWIIDMGPQGGTKGGEIIASGTVEDLMNDPDSVTGAYLKSMSVQKIQNNTVSPLIGEGIVYD; this comes from the coding sequence ATGAGCAGTTCTATCAGGATTGTGGGAGCAAGGGAGCACAATCTTAAAAATATCTCAGTATCGGTTCCAAAAAATAAGATCGTTGTCGTAACCGGGGTATCAGGCAGCGGGAAGAGTTCACTTGTCTTTGATACGATCAGTGCTGAAGCACGACGGCAACTGATCGAGACCTTTGGAACGTTTGAGAGATCGCGTCTGCCAAAGATCTCAAGGCCTGACGTGGATGAGATCTCCAATCTCTCACCGGTGATCGTCATCGATCAGAAACGACCGGGGCAGACTCTCAGGTCTACTGTCGGAACCATGACAGAGGTCTATACCTACATGCGGCTACTCTTCTCCCGGTGTGGGGATCCGTTTATTGGTGGTTCAAATCTCTTCTCATTCAATAATGCAGATGGAATGTGCCCTGAATGTTCAGGGCTCGGCCAGCTGATGGTGGTTGATGAGAAGACGTTGATCGATGAGACGAAGTCAGTTGCAGATGGTGCCATACTGCACTCTCAATACAAAAAGGGCGGATATTACTGGAACTCACTCATGAACTCCCGGTTGTTTGATCCGTACAAACCGGTATGCGAACTGACAGGAGAAGAGCGATATAATCTCCTGTACAAACCACAGACCGCGGTAAAAGCAGAACGGTTCGGTGAAGAGTACACCTCCAGGCATGAAGGTGTCATCTCACGACTGAAGAAGAGTTATCAGAACAAAGAAGAAAATTCAGACGCATACACACGATTCTTCAGGTATGAGACATGTCCTCACTGCAACGGTTCACGACTGAACGAGCGTGCCCGGACAGTTCAGGTCCAGGGAAGAACGATCCCTGATCTCGTCTTTCTTGAACTGCCCGAACTGCTGGTGTTCCTCGATCAGGTGAACCATCCGTATGCACAGCCGATCATTGCCCGGATGAAGGTTATTATTCAGTATCTCATTGATATCGGCGTAGGATACCTTTCACTCCACAGACCGGTGGCAACCCTCTCTGGTGGTGAATCACAGAGGGTGAAGATCGCAAAACAACTGGACTGTACACTCACCAACCTTGTGTATGTCCTTGATGAACCAAGTATCGGCCTGCATCCCCGGGATATTGGGAATCTCATTCAGATCATGAGAGATATCCGGGATAAAGAGAACACTGTTCTTGTTGTTGAACACGATCCCGAGATCATCCAGGCCGGTGATTATGTCATTGATATCGGCCCGGGTGCAGGTTCTCATGGTGGTGAGGTCATGTATGCCGGACCAGTGAGCGGGCTCTACACATCAGACACTCTAACATCACAATTCCTCAACCGGATCGGAGAAGAGAAACGGACCCGTAGAGAGTCAAAAGGGTATTTCAGGGTTGAAGACGCATCGCTTCACAATCTCAAGAATATCTCTGTTGATATCCCGAAAGGAGTTCTGGTATGTATCACCGGTGTTGCAGGATCAGGAAAAAGTTCTCTGATTCACGGAGTCTTCTGTACGCAGCATCCAGATGCTGTTGTCATCGATCAGACGTCAATCGGACGATCATCCCGGTCAAATCCCCTGACATATCTTGGAATCTTTGATGCTGTCAGAAAAGAACTCGGGCAGGCAACCGGTACTGATCCCTCATACTTCAGTTTCAACTCCAAAGGTGCATGCCCGAAATGCAAAGGTACGGGCGTTCTCAAGATGGAGATGCACTTCCTCGATGATGTCACCACAATCTGCGACGCATGCAACGGAGAACGGTACAACCCTGAAGTCCTTTCTCTCTCGTACAAAGGGAAAACAATATCAGATATTTTGAAACTGACAGTGGCAGATGCGGCTGAATTCTTCGAGACCTCTGAAGTGAAGCGAAAACTGCGTGTTCTTGCCGATGTGGGACTCGACTACCTGCAGGTCGGACAGTCACTGAGCACGTTGTCAGGCGGAGAAGCACAGCGGCTCAAACTGGCAACAGAACTCCACAAAAAAGGAAATATCTACGTGATGGATGAACCGACAACCGGGCTGCATATGGCAGATACAAGCAGACTGCTCTCAATTATTCATCATCTGGTAGATAGGGGAAATTCTGTCATTGTCATTGAGCATAATCCTGATGTCATCAGGCAGGCCGACTGGATCATTGATATGGGTCCACAGGGAGGTACTAAGGGAGGAGAGATTATTGCATCCGGAACAGTGGAAGATCTGATGAATGATCCAGACTCTGTAACCGGGGCATACCTGAAGTCCATGTCAGTTCAGAAAATTCAGAATAATACAGTTTCTCCGCTGATCGGAGAAGGAATTGTGTATGACTGA
- a CDS encoding PadR family transcriptional regulator: MSGISNMEAALLGLLSIKPMYPYEIEKNVVELSMRYWTEISISSIYKVLEKLEKKFLVDVNLSVTESNKVKKTYSITEKGSVELKNHIVGIMSELEISIYQIDLALANLHLLTPAEVNSVMNDYIVSIDARLTCYGELETYLLDNGCKIGNIHLARRRQHLIQAEREWALRFIEEYNTAHEYVPGHEARQTRSSGKRK, encoded by the coding sequence ATGAGTGGAATTTCAAATATGGAGGCTGCCCTGCTTGGGCTGCTTTCCATAAAACCAATGTATCCATACGAGATTGAGAAGAACGTTGTGGAATTGAGTATGCGATACTGGACAGAGATCTCTATCTCATCTATCTACAAGGTCCTTGAAAAACTTGAAAAGAAATTTCTCGTCGATGTGAACCTCTCGGTCACCGAGTCGAATAAAGTAAAGAAAACCTATTCAATAACAGAAAAAGGTTCAGTTGAACTAAAAAACCACATCGTCGGGATCATGTCCGAACTAGAGATCTCAATATATCAGATCGATCTCGCTCTGGCAAACCTTCACCTTCTCACTCCTGCTGAAGTCAACTCGGTTATGAATGATTATATTGTATCGATAGATGCCAGGCTGACCTGTTATGGAGAACTTGAGACGTATCTCCTGGATAACGGATGTAAAATTGGAAATATCCACCTTGCCCGCAGAAGACAACATCTCATCCAGGCTGAACGGGAATGGGCTCTCCGGTTCATTGAAGAGTACAATACTGCACATGAATATGTTCCGGGGCATGAAGCCAGGCAGACCCGGTCTTCAGGGAAGAGGAAATGA
- a CDS encoding ATP-binding cassette domain-containing protein — MSPIIQTESLIKTFGSNTAVNAVSFDVQKGEVFGLLGPNGAGKTTLLSMLCTILKPTSGTAVINGYDIIRDSARVRQSIGIVFQDPSVDSDMTSRENLQMHADLYGVPVSQQASRIQEVLTLVQLEDRADQFLNTYSGGMRRRLEIARGLLHYPRVLFLDEPTIGLDPQSREHIWSYIRQLREREDMTLILTTHYMEEADELCNRIAIIDHGTIVALDEPSALKQAVGSEVIHLETDEPEKLQDLLMKIPEIEKIRVTGGEVRVSVPHADDELPRVMEIAFKAGIRMKSVHLTRPDMNDVFMHYTGREIREEGHESIGRMAMMKRRSSR; from the coding sequence ATGTCACCAATCATCCAGACAGAGAGTCTGATAAAAACATTTGGTTCAAATACGGCAGTCAACGCTGTGTCGTTTGATGTTCAGAAGGGCGAGGTCTTTGGTCTGCTCGGTCCGAACGGTGCCGGAAAAACAACCCTTCTCTCCATGCTCTGCACGATTCTAAAACCCACATCCGGTACGGCGGTGATCAATGGGTATGATATCATCAGGGACAGTGCCAGGGTCAGGCAATCGATAGGGATTGTCTTCCAGGATCCCAGTGTTGATTCGGATATGACATCACGTGAGAACCTGCAGATGCATGCAGATCTCTATGGTGTCCCGGTATCACAGCAGGCTTCCCGGATACAGGAAGTTCTGACGCTTGTCCAGCTCGAAGACCGGGCAGATCAGTTTCTCAACACATACTCGGGTGGTATGAGACGACGCCTTGAGATCGCCCGGGGCCTGCTCCATTACCCCCGTGTGCTCTTCCTCGACGAGCCGACCATCGGCCTTGATCCCCAGAGCAGGGAGCATATCTGGTCATATATCAGGCAACTTCGGGAACGCGAGGATATGACGCTCATCCTCACAACCCATTACATGGAAGAGGCAGACGAACTCTGTAACCGGATAGCCATCATTGATCATGGAACCATTGTAGCCCTTGATGAACCGTCGGCCCTGAAGCAGGCTGTGGGAAGTGAGGTGATTCATCTTGAGACAGATGAACCTGAAAAACTTCAGGATCTGCTGATGAAGATCCCGGAGATCGAGAAGATCAGGGTGACCGGCGGTGAAGTGAGGGTATCTGTTCCCCATGCAGATGATGAACTTCCACGGGTTATGGAGATAGCATTCAAGGCAGGAATCCGGATGAAATCGGTGCATCTCACCCGTCCTGACATGAATGATGTCTTCATGCATTACACAGGAAGAGAGATCAGAGAGGAGGGGCATGAATCGATAGGACGAATGGCGATGATGAAGAGGCGGAGTTCACGATGA